From the Halobellus litoreus genome, the window CGATCGTCCGCCGGGAGCCGCCGGTGTCGGCGAACGTCGGCGACCGCGCCGTCGTGACGCGGGACGGCGAACTTCACGGCTGGATCGGCGGCGCGGCGTGCGCGCAGACGACCGCGATCAGCGAGGCGAAAGCCGCGATGGACGACGGGAAGCCCCGATTCGTCGGCATCGCGCCCGATCCCGACGAGATCGACCGGCCGGGGCTGGAGGCGTTCCCGATGCACTGTCACAGCGAGGGCGTCCTGGAACTGTTCGTCGAACCGGTGAACCCGACGCCGGAACTGCTCGTCGTCGGCGACTCGCCGGTCGCGCGGTCGCTCTCGCGACTCGCGGGCGAACTGGCCGTCGACGTCGTCCTCGTCGATCCGGACGCCGGCGACGACCACGACGCGGACCGAGTCGTCACGACAACCGATCCCGATGCCGTCGTCGAGGCCGTCGGCCGGTCGCCGCTCGTCGTGGTCGCCTCGATGGGCAAGTACGACGCCCGCGGGGTCGCCGCCGGCGTCGCGGCCGACGCCGCGTACGTCGGCCTCGTCGCCAGTGACGCGCGGAGCGGCGAGGTGATCGAACGGGCGGCGGAACTGCTCGAGACGGATCCCGAGCGGGTCCGAGCGGTCGTGACGAACCCCGCCGGCGTCGACATCGAGGCGTACACGCCGACCGAAATCGCCGTGAGCATCCTCGCGGAAGTCGTCGACGCGCGAGCGAACGCCGGGAGCGCACGGCGACCGGCGGCCGAAGCGCAGCAATCAGCAGAGGGGACTGAGTCGGAGTCGAGCGGGGCCGAATCGGCCGCCGGAGAACCAGCGGAAAGCGACGCGACCGAAGACGGAACTGGGGCGGCCGACCTCGCCACCGACCCCGTCTGCGGGATGACGGCCGATCCGGAGACGGCGCCGGCCGTCGACCACGACGGGGAGACGTACTACTTCTGCTGTGCGGGCTGTGCGGACTCGTTCCGCGAGGAGCCGGAATCGTACCTGGAGCGCGGGGAGGCAGCGTGACCCGCACCGCGTTCGCGTCGCTGTCGACGTCGGATCTCGAAGACCGCTTCCGAGCCGAGGCCTACGTCGCGGACGACCGGACGGTCACGACCGTTCACCTCGCGCTGACGCTCGGCAGACCGCTGCTCGTCGAGGGGCCGCCGGGGAGCGGCAAGACCGAACTCGGGAAAGTCCTCGCGAGCGCGTTCGACACGGAGCTCATCCGACTGCAGTGCTACGAGGGGCTGACCGCCGAGAACGCGCTCTACGAGTGGAACTACACGAAGCAGTTGCTCGCGGTGCAGGCCGACGAGGGGACGGTCGCGGGCGATTCGGCGGCCGCCGGAACGGTCGACTCAGCAAGCAGCGGTTCCGCGTCGGAGGAGGTGGCGAAGCGTCGCTCGGTCTTCGACGAGGAGTACCTGCTCGAACGGCCCCTGCTCCGTGCGCTCACCGCCGGCGACGCCCCTCCCGTGCTGCTCGTCGACGAGATCGACCGCGCGGACGAGGAGTTCGAGGCGTTCCTGCTCGAACTGCTCTCGGACTTTCAGGTCTCGATTCCGGAGTTCGGGACCGTCTCGGCCGACCAGCCACCGATCGTCGTGCTCACGTCGAACCGCACGCGGGGGCTGTCGGACGCGCTGAAGCGTCGGTGTCTGTACCTCCACGTCGAACCCCCCGACTTCGAGGACGAGTACGAGATCGTTCGGCGGAAGGTCCCGGAACTCGACGCGGCCGTCGCCGCGGAGGTGTGTGCGGTCGTCAGCCGTCTCAGGGAGGAGGCGTTCCTCAAACGCCCCGGCGTCGCCGAGACGCTCGATTGGGCCCGGGCCGTGGCGCAACTGCGACGCGACGAGGAGGACCGACCGCTCTCGACGGGCGAAATCGAGCGAACGCTCGGCTGTCTGCTCAAGGAGGCCGAGGACTTCGACCGGATCGACACCGCGTTGCTCGAACAGCTACAGGCGGCCGCAGCGGCCGCCGAGGACCGCATCGAAGCCTGATCGACGATGAACGCGAACGCAGGGGACCCGGCGGAGCCGGCCGCGGCCGAGGAGTCGGACGCGAGCGAGGGGACGGCCGCGACGGCGTCCGACGGGGGCGTCCCGGCCGACGCGACGTCCGAGGGCGTCCCGGACTTCCGGGCGGCGCGGCGACACGTCCTGATCGAACTGGTCAGACTCGCCGCGAAGCTCCGGAGGGAGAACGTCTCCGTGCCCCCCAGCGACACGCTGGCGGCCGCGCGGGCGCTCTCGGTCGTCGGCCTCGGCGACCGCGACCGCGTCGAGGACGCGCTCCGGGCGACCTTCCTCTCCGATCCGGCCGACGCCGACGCCTTCGAGTCCGCGTTCCCGACCTTCTGGCACCGGCTTCGGTCCGGGTTGAGCGCCGTCGCGACCGACCACGACGGGCCGACGGCCGGCGACGACGAGGCCAACGAGGTCGGTGAGTCGGCGGACGCCACCGACCCCGAGACCGACGGCGCGGAACCCGGCGTGTTGGAGGACGCGGAACCGCCGGACGTCGACGACACCGACGGCGGCGGCGGGGCAGTCGAGGTCCGGATCCCGACGGAGCGCCGGCACGCGACGGGCGACAGGCCGGAGTCGACCGGCGAGAGCGACGCGCGCCGATACAGCGCCGTCGGCGGGCGCGAGCGCGTCGACGTCGACGCGGCGCGGTTGACGCCGGCCGAGACGGTCGCCATCGACCGCTTCGTCGACGCGCTATCGACGGTTCCGGGCCGTCGCCGCCAGCCGTCTTCGACCGGCGACCGGGTGGAGGCCAGACGGGCGCTGCGCGCGAGTCTGGCGACCGGCGGCGCGCCGATGGAACTGCCCGCCTCCCGACCCAGGCCGAGCGAGCTGCGGTGCTGTCTCCTGGTCGACGTGAGCGGCTCCGTCCTCGATACCGTCGACCGGAGCGTGCTCCTGGCGTTCGCCGACCGGTTGCACGACAGCGCCCGCGACGCCGGCGTGTTCCTCTTCGACACGGACCTCGTCGACGTCACCGAGCAGTTCGAACGCGGCGACGGCGACCCGGCGGCGGCGCTGAAAGAGGCAGAGGTCGAGTGGGGCGGCGGGACGAAGATCGGCGAGGCGTTCGCGACGCTCCGCCGCGAGCACCCCTACGCCGTCGACCGCCGGACCGTCGTCGTGGTCGTCAGCGACGGCCTCGACGTCGGGGACCCGGACGTGCTGGCCGACGGCGTCACCTGGCTCGCGGATCGCGGGGGCGCGCTCGTCTGGCTCAATCCGCTGGCCGTCTCGCCGGCGTTCGAACCGCGATCCCGCGGGATGTCGACGAGCGTACCGTACGTCGACGCCCTGTTCGGGTTCGCCGATCCGGGGGACCTCGCGGAGGCGGCGCGACAGATCGAACAGCGTGGGCTCGGCGGAACGGTCGGGTACGAGTACGATTCCCGTCGCGCCGAGAAGTCCGGGGCCGACACCGGAGGTGACCCGTCGTGAGCGACTTCCTCGCGACGGCTCGCGATCGTCTCCGACCCCACGTCACGGACGCGACGAGAGTCGATCGGATCACCGTCGGCGACGCGGCGGTCCTCGTCGAACTGATCGACGGGGAGTCGTCGACGGCCGGCCTGGCGCATCGGCCGTCGGGCGAATCGCTCTCGACGGCCGAGTCGATGCCGACGGCCGATCGGAGCGTCGAGTCGTTGTTGTCGGCGGCGACGGCGCAGGAAGCCGGTGAATCGACCGCCGATCGCGGGCGACGGGCGCTCGCGATCGCGACGATGAACGCGCTGTCGGCACCGCTCGTCGACTGGCGGCCGGGCGACCCGATGGCGTTGCTGTCGGACGACGTCGAACGAATCGCGACCGTCGGGCTGTTCACCCCCGCGTTTCGGAAGTTCGACGGCGTCGAGGTCCGCGTGATCGAACGCGAGCGGATCGAGGAGGTCCCGGACCCCGACGGCGTCCGCGTCCGGGCGTTCACCCCCGACGAGGCCGCCGCCGCGATGAACGACGCGGACGTCGTCTTCGTGACCGGGTCGGCGTTCATCTACGGCGGCGTCGAGGCGTACCTCGACGCGGCACCGGCCTCGGCGACGGTCGTGGTGATCGGCGCGACGGCATCGTTCCTCCCCGACCCGCTGTTCGAGGCGGGCGTCGACGTCGTCGCTGGCGCCACGGTGACCGACGCCGACGGAGTCAGTGCGGCACTACGGCAGGGGGCCTGCGGCACCGACCTGCACGACGCGGGGCTGCGAAAGGTGTATACCGCCCGAGCGACGCCGTCGGGGATTCGAATCGACGCGACCGACGCAGCCGAGGATCTTACTACATAACCGATATGACACAGAGCAACTGGAGCGTTCCCGAGACGGAAGTCGTACAGCAGATCCGTGACCGACTCGACGGTGATCGAACCGACGTCCTGGCGACGATCGTCGACGTGGAAGGGAACGCCTACCGTCGACCGGGGGCGAAGATGCTCCTCGACGAGGGCGGGTCGGGCGTCGGCAGCATCACCGCCGGCTGCCTCGAAGACGAACTGCTCGCGGTCGGGGATCGCGTGCGGGAGACCGGGGAGACCGAACTGGTCACGTACGACCTGATGAACGACGACGACGAGGACGTGTGGGGGCTCGGCGTCGGCTGCAACGGCGTCATCGAGGTCCTGCTCGAACCCCTGACTGAGACCTACCGCCCCGCGGTCGAGGCGTTCTTCGGCGGGCGCGACGTGGCCGTCGTCACCGTCCTCGACGGCGGCGAACGGTTCGAGCGGGGCGACCGCGTCTACTACTACCCGGACGAGGGTACCCTTGAGTCCCCCGACGGATCGGAAGCGACCGGCTGGCCGGTCGACGCGCTGTCGGGTCCGGCGGCCGAACTCGCCGCCCGGGGGAAGGCGGGGACCGTTTCCCTCCCGGACGGCGCGGACGAGCTGACGGTGTTCGTCGACGGACTCGCCGCGCCGGACGAGTTGGTCGTCTTCGGCACGGGCCACGACGTGCGGCCGGTCACGGAGTTGGCGTCGAAGAACGACTTCCGCGTGACCGTCGTGGGGTTCCGCGGCGCGGTCGACCTCGACGAGCGGTTCCCCGACGCCGACCGGACCGTGACCACGTCGCCGGCCACCGTCGGTGACGACCTCGACCTCGACGAGCGGACGTACGCGGTCGTGATGACGCACAACTTCGTCGACGATCAGTTGACCGTCGAATCCCTGCTGGACGCCGGCGTTCCCTACGTCGGGGTGATGGGACCCCGCGAGCGGTTCGATCGGATGCTCGATGCCTTCGAGGACGACGGCCGGCGCTTCGGAGAAGAGACGCTGTCGTCGGTGTACACGCCGGTCGGTCTCGACCTCGGGGGCGGGTCGCCGTTCCAGATCGCCCACAGCATCGTCGCCGAGGTGCTCGCGGTCTCGAACGAGCGGACGCCGCGGCACCTCAAGCGCCGCGAGGGTCCGATTCACGAGCGGGTCGACGTCGAATCCGACGCCGACGCGCCGGCGCAGTAGCGGACCGATCTCCCCCGCGAGAGGGCGGTCGCGCTCGCCGGAGTTTACATATAGCCGAGGTCGCGCAGGCGCTCCATCAGGTCCTCTTTGTCCTGGGCGCGGCCCGCGCGCTCGGTCGTGTTCGCCATGTCCTGTAGCCAGGCGGGTTCCTCGGTGGTCTTGTCGGTCGAGACCTCGCTGCCGAGCGAGCGGAAGCCCGCGAAGTACTTCGGCGACACCGGGATGTCCGCCATCGTGAGTCCGTTCGGCAGGTCGTCGGCGCTCGTCGGGACGTAGCCGTCCTCGGGGTAACCCTCGACGGTGTCCGGGACCACGAAGTTCCAGAACGCCTCCCAGACGGAGGCCTCGTCGAACTGGAGGATGGGCTGAATGCGGTCGTGCGGCGGATAGATGTCGGGGTCGTGCCGCGGCGAGAAGAACGTCTCGTCGGCGCGGGCCTCCTGTTCGTCCCAGCGGACGCCCGAGATGACGCCGTCGACGTCGTACTCTTCGAGGGCGTCGTTGAGCGCGACCGTCTTCAGGAGGTGGTTGCCGACGTAGGTGTCGAGCAGGAACGGGAAGGTGTCCTCCTCGTACTCCAGCAGGTCTCGGATGTGGTGCTGGTTGTGCTCGGAGAGTTCCGAGACGGAGATGTCGTCGCCGGGTTCGAGGTCGTGTTCCTCGACGTACGCACCGACGTCCTCGTTGCGGGCGTAGATGACCTCGAGGTCCCACTTCTCGGCCCAGTGGTCGACGAAGTCGTGGATCTCGTCGAAGTGCTGGTAGTGGTCGATGAAGACCGCGGGCGGGGTCTCGAGGTCGTACTTCTCGGCGACCTCCTTGATGAAGTACAGCGTGAGCGTCGAGTCCTTGCCGCCGGTCCACATCACTGCCGGATTACGGTACTGTTCGAGGCCGCGCTTCGTGACCTCGATGGCCTTCTCGATCTTGTCCTGGATCGTCGGGTAGTCCGCGGGCGTCTCGCCCTCGCCGTCGGTGTAGTCGACGTCGAGGTAGTCGGGGAACTCGTCTGACATCGTGTAATTATATGTAATTACAGGCTGATAAATGCCTTTTGGGATCGATAGCCCCGGTCAGTCCGGCGCGACCCGCTCCGAAAGACTATGCGGGAACGGAACGGAGTGAACGCCAATGACGGAACAGCCGACCGTCTACGTGACCCGGGCGATTCCCGCAGCCGGCCTCGATCAGCTCCGAGACCGATACGACGTCGTCGTCCGGGACGAGACGCTCCCGCCGTCGAAAGACCACATCGTCTCGCGGCTCGAAGAACTGGACGCGGAGGGACTCGTCTGCCTGCTCTCCGAGGACGTCGACGCGACGGTACTGGACGCCTCACCCGACCTCTCGGTGGTCAGCACCTTCTCCGTCGGCTACGACCATATCGACCTGACTGCGGCGGCCGAGCGCGGTATCGCCGTCGGACACACGCCGGGGGTACTCACGGAAACGACTGCAGATCTCGCGTGGGCGCTGTTGCTGACCTGCGCGCGCCGGACTGTGGAGGGCCACGCCCACGTGGCCGCCGACGAGTGGGAGACGTGGGGGCCGACGCTTCTCACGGGTCCGGACGTCCACGACGCGACGCTCGGCATCGTCGGCCTCGGCAAGATCGGGACCGCGACGGCCAAACGGGCCGCGGGATTCGAGATGGACGTGCTCTACAGCGGCCCCTCTCGGAAGCCGGCCCGTGAGGACGAACTCGCATCGTTCGGCGTCGAAGCGACCTACGTGGAGCGGCAGCAACTGCTCGCCGAGAGCGACTTCGTCTCGCTACACGTGCCGTTGACGGAGGCGACCGAGGGACTCATCGGCGAGGCGGAACTCGGACGGATGGCCGAAGACGCGATCCTACTCAACACGAGTCGCGGCGAGGTCGTCGACACCGACGCGCTCGACGAGGCGCTCGACCGGGGCGAGATCGCCCGCGCCGGACTCGACGTCACCGACCCCGAGCCCCTGCCGGCGGACCATCCTCTGTTCCGACACGCGCCGGAGCGACTGGTCGTCACCCCGCACATCGGGAGCGCCAGCACCGGAACCCGAAACCGGATGGCCGAGATGGTGGCCGCCTGTACCGAAGCCGGGATCGAGGGCGAGCCGCTGCCGCACTCGGCGCTTCGCGACGCCGGAGTGGAGTGAGTGCGGGGTCGCCGGTCCGAGCGTCCCGGACCGGCTCACTCGGGCACGAGCAAGAGACGGAGATCGTTGACGTTCGTACCCGTCTGTCCGGTGAACACGAGCGCGTCGCGCTCGTCGAGGTAGTCGTAGACATCGTTTTCTTTTAATTTCGCGCGCGCCTCCCGGAGGTCGTCGACGGTCGCGGCGTCGACCAACGCGCCGGCGGCGTCGGTGGGGCCGTCGATCCCGTCAGTGTCGACGGCGCAGAGGACGGTTCCCTCGGGGAGTTCGGTCGCCGCGCTCAGGGTAAACTCCTGGTTCGGACCCCCGGTACCGTCGCCGCGGATCGTGACCGTCGTCTCGCCGCCGGAAAGAACCGCAGCGGGCGGTGAGACGGGATTTCCCGTGGCGCGGCTCTCCTCGGCGACCGCGACGTGCGTGAGTGCAGCCTCCCGGGCCTCCCCGCGAACCGAGGAGGAGAGGACGAGCGGTTCGAATCCGGCGTCGGCGCAGACTTCCCGCGCGGCCGCGATCGCGGTGAAGTTGTCGGCGACGACGTGCGTGGAGACGGTGTCGAAGGCCGGATCGGCCTCGCCTGGTGTGTCGTCGAGGTCGCCCGCCGCGCCGCGTTCGAGGCGGCGAACGACCGTCTCGGGGGCGTCGATCTCGTACTCCGCGAGGACGTCGAGGGCGTCGGCGTACGTCGTCGGATCCGGTGAGAGCGGCCCGCTCGCGACGACCGAGACGTCGCCGCCGCTGACGTCGCTGAATATCAATCCGACTGTCGTCGCGGGCGCGAGTTCGCGAGCGAGCAGTCCCCCCTTGATCGACGAGACGTGCTTTCGAACGGCGTTGATCTGATCGATCGGGGCGCCCGACCGGAGCAGCCCCTCGGTCAGGTCGCGGAGATCCGCGAGCGGGATTCCCTCCGCCGGGGCGGCCAGCAGTGCACTCCCGCCGCCGGTGATCGCGACCAGTGCGAGCGTCCGCTCGTCGGCTTCTCGTGCGGCCGCTACGACGCGTTCCGCTCCCGCGACGTTGGCCTCGCTCGGGACCGGATGCGTCCCGGTGACCGAGTCTACCGGACCCGCCGGGACCGGATCGTCCGTCACGACGACGCCGCCGGAGAGCCGGTCGCCGAGTAGCTCAGAGAGGACGCCCGCGACCTGGCCCGCGGCGTTGCCGCCGCCGAGAACGACCACCGAATCGTAGTCGTTCAGGTCGTATCGCGACTCGTGGACGCACAGCGTTTCGCCGTCCAGCGAGAGCGCTCTCCGCAGTACCTCGGTCGGGTGCGCGGCGCGAATCCCCGCCTCGACCGCATCCAGCGCCAGTTCGTGGAGAGCATCGTCCGTTCGCCCCCTCGTTCGGTCGATCATGACCGAACGCTCGGCGCGGGAGAGGTAAAAGACACCGCTAGCGACGAATCGCGCTAAGGTAGGTGTTCGCGGCGGGTCGACGTACTATGTCGGCGTCGGTTGAGCGTCGTTGTCGGCGTCGGTTGGGTGTCGGCGTCCGACGCTCCTCGGCGGCGGTCGTACCGGAGCACGCAGCGGGGGAGCAACCGATCGATAACCACATTTATCATTGCCTGAGTGCTACAGATTACCAATGAAGACCGACGGCTTCGCTCTCGCGGCAACGACAAACGATCTGACACGAGAGCAAGACGCCCGGGAGGCGGCGGACCTCGTCGAGTTTCGGATGGACAAAGCCGACAACCCCATCGAGCAGCTGGAGTCCTACGACGGCGAGCTGCCGATCGTCGCGACGAACCGCAATCAGTGGTTCGGCGGAAAGGCGAGAGACACCGGGCGCCTGGACACGCTTTTCGCCGCGTCCCGCTTCGAGAGCGTCGCGTACGTCGACATCGAACTCGAAACGGCGCGGGCGAAAGA encodes:
- a CDS encoding AAA family ATPase, translated to MTRTAFASLSTSDLEDRFRAEAYVADDRTVTTVHLALTLGRPLLVEGPPGSGKTELGKVLASAFDTELIRLQCYEGLTAENALYEWNYTKQLLAVQADEGTVAGDSAAAGTVDSASSGSASEEVAKRRSVFDEEYLLERPLLRALTAGDAPPVLLVDEIDRADEEFEAFLLELLSDFQVSIPEFGTVSADQPPIVVLTSNRTRGLSDALKRRCLYLHVEPPDFEDEYEIVRRKVPELDAAVAAEVCAVVSRLREEAFLKRPGVAETLDWARAVAQLRRDEEDRPLSTGEIERTLGCLLKEAEDFDRIDTALLEQLQAAAAAAEDRIEA
- a CDS encoding VWA domain-containing protein — translated: MNANAGDPAEPAAAEESDASEGTAATASDGGVPADATSEGVPDFRAARRHVLIELVRLAAKLRRENVSVPPSDTLAAARALSVVGLGDRDRVEDALRATFLSDPADADAFESAFPTFWHRLRSGLSAVATDHDGPTAGDDEANEVGESADATDPETDGAEPGVLEDAEPPDVDDTDGGGGAVEVRIPTERRHATGDRPESTGESDARRYSAVGGRERVDVDAARLTPAETVAIDRFVDALSTVPGRRRQPSSTGDRVEARRALRASLATGGAPMELPASRPRPSELRCCLLVDVSGSVLDTVDRSVLLAFADRLHDSARDAGVFLFDTDLVDVTEQFERGDGDPAAALKEAEVEWGGGTKIGEAFATLRREHPYAVDRRTVVVVVSDGLDVGDPDVLADGVTWLADRGGALVWLNPLAVSPAFEPRSRGMSTSVPYVDALFGFADPGDLAEAARQIEQRGLGGTVGYEYDSRRAEKSGADTGGDPS
- a CDS encoding XdhC family protein translates to MTQSNWSVPETEVVQQIRDRLDGDRTDVLATIVDVEGNAYRRPGAKMLLDEGGSGVGSITAGCLEDELLAVGDRVRETGETELVTYDLMNDDDEDVWGLGVGCNGVIEVLLEPLTETYRPAVEAFFGGRDVAVVTVLDGGERFERGDRVYYYPDEGTLESPDGSEATGWPVDALSGPAAELAARGKAGTVSLPDGADELTVFVDGLAAPDELVVFGTGHDVRPVTELASKNDFRVTVVGFRGAVDLDERFPDADRTVTTSPATVGDDLDLDERTYAVVMTHNFVDDQLTVESLLDAGVPYVGVMGPRERFDRMLDAFEDDGRRFGEETLSSVYTPVGLDLGGGSPFQIAHSIVAEVLAVSNERTPRHLKRREGPIHERVDVESDADAPAQ
- a CDS encoding glycerate kinase type-2 family protein; the protein is MIDRTRGRTDDALHELALDAVEAGIRAAHPTEVLRRALSLDGETLCVHESRYDLNDYDSVVVLGGGNAAGQVAGVLSELLGDRLSGGVVVTDDPVPAGPVDSVTGTHPVPSEANVAGAERVVAAAREADERTLALVAITGGGSALLAAPAEGIPLADLRDLTEGLLRSGAPIDQINAVRKHVSSIKGGLLARELAPATTVGLIFSDVSGGDVSVVASGPLSPDPTTYADALDVLAEYEIDAPETVVRRLERGAAGDLDDTPGEADPAFDTVSTHVVADNFTAIAAAREVCADAGFEPLVLSSSVRGEAREAALTHVAVAEESRATGNPVSPPAAVLSGGETTVTIRGDGTGGPNQEFTLSAATELPEGTVLCAVDTDGIDGPTDAAGALVDAATVDDLREARAKLKENDVYDYLDERDALVFTGQTGTNVNDLRLLLVPE
- a CDS encoding phosphoadenosine phosphosulfate reductase family protein, which encodes MSDEFPDYLDVDYTDGEGETPADYPTIQDKIEKAIEVTKRGLEQYRNPAVMWTGGKDSTLTLYFIKEVAEKYDLETPPAVFIDHYQHFDEIHDFVDHWAEKWDLEVIYARNEDVGAYVEEHDLEPGDDISVSELSEHNQHHIRDLLEYEEDTFPFLLDTYVGNHLLKTVALNDALEEYDVDGVISGVRWDEQEARADETFFSPRHDPDIYPPHDRIQPILQFDEASVWEAFWNFVVPDTVEGYPEDGYVPTSADDLPNGLTMADIPVSPKYFAGFRSLGSEVSTDKTTEEPAWLQDMANTTERAGRAQDKEDLMERLRDLGYM
- a CDS encoding 2-hydroxyacid dehydrogenase, which gives rise to MTEQPTVYVTRAIPAAGLDQLRDRYDVVVRDETLPPSKDHIVSRLEELDAEGLVCLLSEDVDATVLDASPDLSVVSTFSVGYDHIDLTAAAERGIAVGHTPGVLTETTADLAWALLLTCARRTVEGHAHVAADEWETWGPTLLTGPDVHDATLGIVGLGKIGTATAKRAAGFEMDVLYSGPSRKPAREDELASFGVEATYVERQQLLAESDFVSLHVPLTEATEGLIGEAELGRMAEDAILLNTSRGEVVDTDALDEALDRGEIARAGLDVTDPEPLPADHPLFRHAPERLVVTPHIGSASTGTRNRMAEMVAACTEAGIEGEPLPHSALRDAGVE
- a CDS encoding Rossmann-like domain-containing protein translates to MSDFLATARDRLRPHVTDATRVDRITVGDAAVLVELIDGESSTAGLAHRPSGESLSTAESMPTADRSVESLLSAATAQEAGESTADRGRRALAIATMNALSAPLVDWRPGDPMALLSDDVERIATVGLFTPAFRKFDGVEVRVIERERIEEVPDPDGVRVRAFTPDEAAAAMNDADVVFVTGSAFIYGGVEAYLDAAPASATVVVIGATASFLPDPLFEAGVDVVAGATVTDADGVSAALRQGACGTDLHDAGLRKVYTARATPSGIRIDATDAAEDLTT
- a CDS encoding XdhC family protein gives rise to the protein MTGNDSRASIDDPPHRATVSDGDVAELEAALTDRGEPYARVTIVRREPPVSANVGDRAVVTRDGELHGWIGGAACAQTTAISEAKAAMDDGKPRFVGIAPDPDEIDRPGLEAFPMHCHSEGVLELFVEPVNPTPELLVVGDSPVARSLSRLAGELAVDVVLVDPDAGDDHDADRVVTTTDPDAVVEAVGRSPLVVVASMGKYDARGVAAGVAADAAYVGLVASDARSGEVIERAAELLETDPERVRAVVTNPAGVDIEAYTPTEIAVSILAEVVDARANAGSARRPAAEAQQSAEGTESESSGAESAAGEPAESDATEDGTGAADLATDPVCGMTADPETAPAVDHDGETYYFCCAGCADSFREEPESYLERGEAA